The nucleotide sequence ATCTGTAATAGATTTCAAATGCAGAAATTGGGTTAAATAATGGCCTTAACTTTCACTAGGCTTCATCTTTCAATTACCATATAGCAGATTTCTTAATATCTATCCGTAATACTTCTTCATTACCTTCGCAGCATGGCCTTGATTAATTCCCTCATGTCCTGGATTATGAAAAACAGAATCCATCAAATGGAACTGTTTATTCGTTATCCGCACGATGTTCAGGCTGAATGGCTTTCACGTTTACTAAACGAAGCCCAACACACCGAATGGGGCAAAAAGTTTGACTATAAATCAATCGAAACCAAGGAGGTTTTTAAACA is from Bacteroidia bacterium and encodes:
- a CDS encoding GH3 auxin-responsive promoter family protein, encoding MALINSLMSWIMKNRIHQMELFIRYPHDVQAEWLSRLLNEAQHTEWGKKFDYKSIETKEVFK